One Verrucomicrobiia bacterium genomic region harbors:
- a CDS encoding ATP-dependent helicase has product MRYTLQTHHTTQKIDYAQELNTDQFAAVTAAPGPALVIAGAGSGKTRTLIYRVAYLFENGIAPQQILLLTFTNKAAREMLYRVENLLPIDASQIWGGTFHAIGNRLLRRHASEVGLRPDFTILDREDSKSLLTSCLASLGLSVKDKKDKKDKLFPRADAILELFSLAINTQQSLEQLASSNFVHLTEYLPQLTQLQTVFQQRKKSSNVVDYDDLLTLPLALLENHETIRQRYQQQWLYLLVDEYQDTNLVQARLIDLLAAQHKNLMVVGDDAQSIYSWRGANFANILDFPKKYPEATTYRIETNYRSTPEILAVANASISHNVKQHPKHLHSNKPASAKPALVPLTDATQQARFIAQRIQELHDEGIALNEIAILYRAHSHAIELQLELSRRNIPFLITSGIQFFEQAHIKDLCAILKIAINPNDEVAFKRTAQLLPGIGDRGAEKLWSQLQGKTVWDGISPTSAKSLTSWQKLSQLIDQLRAMSADPAANPDNATFIQLILEKFYENYLKLTFDNAEQRLDDLRQLQEFSQQFETLSDFLSQITLLTNVDTPQGRLEENKENQLQDTLKLSTIHQAKGLEWKIVFLIMLCDGALPMARCLHDPDQLEEERRLFYVAVTRARDALYLTYPLMRLQRNPITGDLFQTRSRFLNEIPEKLLEEWKVETPATSFSQTNPGNLRGSANWL; this is encoded by the coding sequence TTGCGCTACACTCTTCAAACTCATCATACCACGCAAAAAATTGATTACGCTCAAGAGCTTAATACCGATCAATTCGCCGCCGTGACAGCCGCGCCCGGCCCGGCCCTTGTCATCGCCGGCGCTGGCAGCGGAAAAACTCGCACTTTAATTTATCGCGTCGCTTATTTATTCGAAAATGGCATCGCTCCCCAACAAATTTTACTGCTCACTTTCACCAACAAAGCTGCTCGAGAAATGCTTTATCGTGTGGAAAATCTTTTGCCGATTGACGCTTCACAAATCTGGGGCGGCACCTTTCACGCCATCGGTAATCGACTACTCCGAAGACACGCCTCGGAAGTGGGGTTACGACCTGATTTCACCATTTTAGACCGTGAAGATTCTAAATCCCTTCTCACCTCCTGCTTAGCCAGTTTAGGACTAAGCGTTAAAGACAAAAAAGATAAAAAAGACAAACTCTTCCCTCGAGCCGACGCCATTCTGGAATTATTTAGTCTTGCCATTAACACACAACAAAGTTTGGAGCAATTAGCCTCCAGCAACTTTGTCCATCTCACAGAATACCTACCCCAACTCACCCAACTTCAAACTGTTTTTCAACAACGCAAAAAAAGTTCAAACGTCGTCGATTATGATGATCTACTCACTTTACCTTTAGCACTTTTGGAAAATCATGAAACCATTCGCCAACGCTACCAACAACAATGGCTTTATTTATTGGTCGACGAATATCAAGACACTAACCTTGTCCAAGCACGACTTATTGATTTACTTGCTGCGCAACATAAAAATCTCATGGTCGTTGGTGATGATGCCCAAAGCATTTACTCTTGGCGTGGCGCCAACTTCGCCAACATCCTGGATTTCCCCAAAAAATATCCCGAAGCCACCACCTATCGCATCGAAACCAACTATCGCAGCACTCCAGAAATTCTTGCCGTAGCTAACGCTTCTATTTCGCACAACGTCAAACAACACCCCAAACATCTGCATTCTAACAAGCCGGCCAGTGCCAAACCTGCTCTCGTGCCTTTAACTGATGCTACACAACAGGCACGTTTCATTGCACAACGCATTCAAGAACTCCATGACGAAGGTATCGCATTAAATGAAATCGCTATTCTCTACCGCGCTCACTCCCACGCTATCGAATTACAACTCGAACTCAGCCGTCGCAACATTCCCTTCTTAATTACCTCCGGCATTCAATTTTTTGAACAAGCTCATATTAAAGACCTATGCGCCATATTAAAAATTGCCATCAATCCAAATGATGAAGTCGCTTTTAAGCGGACGGCACAACTTCTGCCGGGCATCGGAGATCGAGGAGCCGAAAAGCTTTGGTCACAGCTTCAAGGCAAAACGGTTTGGGATGGCATCTCACCCACCAGCGCCAAATCGTTAACGTCTTGGCAAAAACTTTCACAACTCATCGATCAATTACGCGCGATGTCAGCCGATCCAGCAGCTAATCCCGATAACGCAACTTTTATTCAACTTATCCTCGAAAAATTTTATGAAAATTATCTCAAATTAACTTTTGATAACGCAGAACAACGCCTCGACGATCTTCGTCAATTACAAGAATTTTCCCAACAATTCGAAACCCTATCCGATTTCCTTTCTCAAATCACTCTCCTTACCAACGTCGACACACCTCAAGGACGTCTTGAAGAAAATAAAGAAAATCAACTACAAGACACCCTAAAACTCAGCACTATTCATCAAGCCAAAGGACTCGAATGGAAAATCGTTTTTCTCATCATGCTGTGCGACGGCGCGCTCCCGATGGCTCGTTGCTTACACGATCCGGATCAACTCGAAGAAGAACGCCGCCTCTTTTATGTTGCCGTA
- a CDS encoding AAA family ATPase, which translates to MKIIAIANQKGGVGKTTTAVNLSAGLAAKDKKVLLIDLDPQASATSAVGFQEQPNLSLYPVLLGDNRPLETFIAPTDYLNLSLLPSEKDLAGIEIEIAQLENSIHRLKQILEPLRLNPTFDFVFIDCPPSLGALMTQALIAADSILIPLQCEYLSLEGLSKILSYIERIRQTANPNLQIEGILMTMYDARTKLSQTVIQEVKNHLGASLYETLIPRTIRLGEAPSHGKPIFAYDLHSTGAIAYAALVEEFLTKQE; encoded by the coding sequence ATGAAAATTATCGCCATAGCCAATCAAAAAGGCGGCGTGGGCAAAACCACCACAGCCGTTAACCTTTCTGCAGGGTTAGCCGCTAAAGATAAAAAAGTTCTTTTAATTGACCTCGACCCCCAAGCTAGCGCCACAAGCGCTGTGGGTTTTCAAGAGCAGCCCAACCTGAGCCTTTACCCTGTTTTGTTAGGTGATAATCGACCCTTAGAAACATTCATCGCTCCTACCGATTATCTCAACCTTTCATTACTCCCTTCTGAAAAAGATTTAGCTGGCATCGAAATCGAAATCGCACAACTCGAAAATTCAATCCACCGCTTAAAACAGATTCTTGAACCGCTTCGCCTCAATCCCACCTTCGATTTTGTTTTTATCGATTGTCCACCCAGCCTCGGCGCGCTCATGACTCAAGCATTAATCGCTGCCGACAGCATTTTAATCCCGCTACAATGCGAATATCTTTCTCTGGAAGGGCTCAGCAAAATTTTGAGTTATATCGAACGCATCCGCCAAACCGCCAATCCCAATCTCCAAATCGAAGGCATTCTCATGACTATGTATGATGCTCGCACCAAACTTTCCCAAACCGTCATTCAAGAAGTCAAAAACCATCTTGGTGCCTCTCTTTATGAAACCTTAATTCCACGCACCATTCGTTTGGGTGAAGCTCCCAGTCATGGAAAACCTATTTTTGCTTACGATCTCCATAGCACAGGCGCTATCGCTTATGCGGCATTGGTCGAAGAATTTTTAACAAAGCAAGAATGA
- a CDS encoding protein arginine kinase — translation MKMLNLVETTADWLKGDDAQENSIVLSSRMRLARNLVGYAFPTWAKKAEREKVLSVVMPVVLELSPMESPLVAESMESFSVLDKQILVEQHLISREHAAKAGGSGVVVSHDRSLSIMIDEEDHLRMQAFKPGLQLDAVWKMINKVDDDLDEKLHFAFSDRYGYLTACPTNVGTGMRASAMLHLPALVLADQINQIVQAVGKLGLAVRGLYGEGTEALGNLFQVSNQMTLGESEEEIIERLNKVITQIVEHEENARATLLEKSPRVVADQVGRAYGILSHCRSISSKEALNLLSLIRLGMEMGIFAKEASAIVSDLMIVTQPAHLQFHCEQKLSAEDRDGLRADLIREKLSVLKRPDMSLVKPIKKGKQDE, via the coding sequence ATGAAAATGTTGAATTTGGTTGAAACCACAGCGGATTGGTTAAAGGGCGACGACGCGCAAGAAAATAGTATCGTTCTGAGCAGTCGTATGCGTTTGGCGCGCAATCTGGTGGGTTACGCTTTTCCAACGTGGGCTAAGAAAGCCGAACGAGAAAAAGTATTGTCGGTGGTGATGCCGGTGGTTTTGGAATTATCGCCGATGGAGAGTCCTTTGGTAGCGGAGTCGATGGAGAGTTTTTCCGTTTTAGATAAGCAGATTTTGGTTGAGCAACATTTGATTAGTCGTGAACATGCAGCAAAGGCGGGCGGCAGTGGCGTAGTGGTGAGTCATGACCGTTCGCTGAGTATCATGATTGATGAGGAGGATCATTTGCGCATGCAGGCTTTTAAGCCTGGGTTGCAGTTGGATGCGGTGTGGAAGATGATTAACAAAGTAGACGATGATTTGGATGAGAAATTGCATTTTGCTTTTTCGGATCGTTACGGTTATTTGACGGCTTGCCCGACGAATGTGGGAACGGGGATGCGGGCTTCGGCTATGTTGCATTTGCCGGCTTTGGTGTTGGCGGATCAGATCAATCAAATTGTGCAAGCAGTCGGAAAGTTGGGATTAGCGGTGCGAGGATTGTATGGTGAAGGAACGGAAGCATTGGGTAATTTGTTTCAAGTTTCGAATCAGATGACTTTAGGCGAATCGGAAGAGGAGATTATTGAGCGCTTGAATAAGGTGATTACGCAGATTGTTGAGCACGAAGAAAATGCGCGTGCAACTTTACTCGAGAAAAGTCCGCGAGTGGTGGCGGATCAAGTGGGTCGCGCTTATGGAATTTTGAGTCATTGTCGTTCGATTTCGTCAAAGGAGGCGTTGAATTTATTGTCATTGATTCGTTTGGGTATGGAAATGGGAATTTTTGCGAAAGAAGCAAGCGCCATTGTGAGTGATTTGATGATTGTGACGCAACCGGCCCATTTACAGTTTCATTGTGAACAAAAGTTATCAGCAGAAGATCGCGATGGGTTGCGAGCAGACTTAATTCGAGAAAAGCTTTCTGTTTTGAAGCGACCT